One genomic segment of Novisyntrophococcus fermenticellae includes these proteins:
- a CDS encoding homocysteine S-methyltransferase family protein, which translates to MNNREFAQLTGQGFLILDGATGSNLTKAGMPKGVSTECWALDHADVLMRLQKDYVEAGSQVVYAPTFSANRISLGSFGMADRVEELNTRLVEISKKAVGGNAYIAGDFTTTGKRIDPDGGITYEELLDAYKEQITALANAGVDLLVAETMLSVEEMIVALDAAQAVCDLPVMCSMTVESDGSGFFGGNAIEAMESLQEMGAAAVGINCSMGPDQMEAVVASMKRIARIPVIAKPNAGMPVINEKGEAVYNMSASEFARQMVRLVEAGATVVGGCCGTDPEYIRRLVSMLNK; encoded by the coding sequence ATGAATAATCGGGAATTCGCACAATTGACAGGGCAGGGCTTTCTGATTCTGGATGGGGCAACGGGCTCCAACCTCACCAAAGCCGGCATGCCAAAAGGAGTCAGCACAGAGTGCTGGGCTCTGGATCATGCGGATGTACTGATGAGATTACAAAAGGATTATGTTGAGGCAGGCTCGCAGGTCGTGTATGCTCCCACCTTTTCTGCCAACAGAATCAGTCTTGGCAGCTTCGGGATGGCTGACCGCGTGGAAGAATTGAATACACGTCTGGTGGAAATTTCCAAAAAGGCAGTGGGTGGAAATGCCTATATAGCAGGAGATTTTACTACCACGGGAAAGCGCATAGATCCCGACGGGGGAATCACTTATGAGGAACTTCTTGACGCCTATAAAGAACAGATTACTGCCCTCGCCAATGCCGGCGTGGACTTACTTGTGGCTGAGACGATGTTGTCGGTGGAGGAGATGATCGTAGCTCTGGATGCGGCCCAGGCTGTCTGTGACCTGCCGGTCATGTGCTCCATGACAGTAGAATCCGATGGATCCGGTTTTTTCGGTGGAAACGCGATAGAAGCCATGGAGAGTCTTCAGGAGATGGGTGCGGCGGCCGTCGGAATTAATTGTTCGATGGGTCCGGATCAGATGGAGGCAGTGGTGGCATCTATGAAGAGGATTGCCAGAATACCTGTGATTGCGAAGCCAAATGCAGGCATGCCTGTTATCAATGAAAAAGGGGAAGCGGTTTATAATATGAGTGCTTCTGAATTCGCAAGACAGATGGTCAGGCTTGTGGAGGCCGGTGCCACTGTGGTTGGCGGGTGTTGTGGTACGGATCCCGAATATATCCGCCGCCTGGTATCCATGCTGAATAAATAG
- a CDS encoding ABC transporter substrate-binding protein, producing the protein MKKKVTAAVLGISMLAAAFAGCGNGGSTSASGSKAGSEEKKMYTIGISQFAEHGSLDNCREGFIEGLKEEGFEEGKNLTIKLSNADADPGTANQIAASMVADKVDLICAIATPSAQAAYNAAMEKNIPVIYTAVTNPVAAELATADQKPVGNVTGTSDELPIEAQLKMIREILPDAKTIGILYTTSEANSVSSIEKYEKLAGDYGFTIEKAGITNTSEIQLAAADLLGKVDCLTNLTDNTVVSALPTVLGMADEKEIPVFGSEIEQVKIGCLAAEGIEYVKLGIETGKMAAKVLKGEAKASDLKFESITESSLYVNEKVADNMGIQVPDTMKERAVESFTEITEK; encoded by the coding sequence ATGAAAAAGAAAGTAACGGCGGCAGTTTTAGGGATAAGTATGTTGGCAGCAGCATTCGCAGGATGTGGCAATGGCGGAAGTACTTCCGCATCAGGTTCCAAGGCAGGCAGCGAGGAAAAGAAGATGTATACCATAGGAATCAGTCAGTTTGCGGAGCATGGTTCTCTGGATAATTGCCGGGAGGGATTTATTGAAGGATTAAAGGAAGAAGGATTTGAAGAAGGCAAAAACTTAACGATTAAGTTAAGTAATGCAGATGCTGATCCAGGCACTGCAAACCAGATTGCAGCAAGCATGGTAGCGGATAAGGTGGATTTAATCTGCGCAATTGCTACACCAAGTGCTCAGGCCGCCTACAATGCAGCGATGGAAAAGAATATTCCTGTCATCTATACTGCAGTTACGAATCCGGTGGCGGCAGAACTTGCCACAGCGGATCAAAAACCAGTTGGTAATGTTACAGGGACCAGCGATGAGCTTCCAATTGAGGCACAGCTAAAGATGATCCGTGAAATTCTTCCGGATGCCAAAACAATTGGTATATTATATACCACCAGTGAAGCAAATTCTGTATCAAGCATTGAAAAATATGAAAAACTGGCCGGGGATTACGGGTTTACGATTGAAAAAGCAGGTATTACAAATACCTCTGAAATCCAGCTTGCGGCGGCAGATCTTTTGGGAAAAGTGGATTGTCTGACGAATTTGACAGATAATACAGTAGTAAGCGCACTTCCCACAGTACTCGGAATGGCAGACGAAAAAGAGATTCCGGTATTTGGAAGTGAAATTGAGCAGGTAAAAATCGGTTGTCTGGCAGCCGAAGGGATTGAATACGTAAAATTAGGTATTGAGACAGGAAAGATGGCCGCCAAGGTGTTAAAAGGAGAGGCAAAGGCTTCCGACCTGAAGTTTGAATCGATTACGGAAAGCAGTCTTTACGTAAATGAGAAAGTAGCTGATAATATGGGAATTCAGGTTCCGGATACTATGAAAGAACGTGCGGTGGAATCATTTACCGAAATAACCGAAAAGTAA
- a CDS encoding peptidylprolyl isomerase gives MRNLSAKIACGLLAISLVTASLSGCGKSALDGSEEAIVIDGESVNVGTANFLLRFQQASMLSYYAMFGQSAGSIFSTATENGTYGDSFKSDMLGSIEKMYLIRSHAGEYDVSLSQEETDGADAAAEKFLESNDKKVLEKLGVTKKDISEVLQLYAYQAKVSAVAQAGMEVEVSDEEAAQTSITSVMVSTTGTEKDKDGNVKELTDKEKEEKMKLAQDVLDKVMASGDTASADMDALAKEVDESLSAAARSYGSDDTSTDEVLKTAAAKLKDGEVNPEVLEGTGGNGYYVLRLDKTFDEEKTASKKEQLVQSKKQDQWNALLDEWLKKAETKKTKAWDRLKVTDKDVYTFKQAETTDGSTNSSSTGSSSTSVDSAAASSSQEESK, from the coding sequence ATGAGAAATTTGTCTGCTAAGATAGCATGTGGCTTGTTGGCAATATCCCTTGTTACAGCTTCTTTATCCGGATGCGGTAAGTCTGCCCTTGACGGCAGTGAAGAAGCGATTGTTATTGATGGAGAGTCTGTGAATGTCGGAACGGCTAATTTCCTGCTTCGTTTTCAACAGGCCAGCATGCTGAGTTATTATGCTATGTTCGGTCAGAGTGCCGGCAGTATCTTCAGTACGGCCACTGAGAACGGAACATACGGGGATTCATTTAAAAGTGATATGTTAGGGAGCATCGAAAAGATGTATCTGATAAGGAGCCATGCGGGAGAATATGATGTGTCACTCAGCCAGGAGGAAACAGATGGGGCTGATGCAGCCGCAGAAAAATTTCTGGAGAGCAACGATAAGAAGGTTCTGGAAAAACTGGGTGTGACAAAGAAAGATATTTCAGAAGTCCTTCAACTGTATGCATATCAGGCCAAGGTGTCAGCTGTGGCTCAGGCAGGCATGGAGGTTGAAGTAAGCGACGAGGAGGCGGCTCAGACGAGTATTACCTCCGTGATGGTTTCTACCACCGGAACAGAAAAGGATAAAGATGGCAATGTAAAAGAGCTGACGGACAAGGAAAAGGAAGAAAAAATGAAGCTTGCACAGGATGTTCTGGACAAGGTCATGGCCAGCGGGGATACAGCGTCAGCTGATATGGATGCATTGGCTAAGGAGGTTGACGAAAGTCTGTCGGCTGCTGCACGCAGTTATGGAAGTGATGATACCAGTACCGACGAAGTTCTGAAAACTGCGGCTGCAAAACTGAAAGACGGTGAGGTCAATCCTGAAGTACTGGAGGGTACAGGTGGGAATGGCTATTATGTACTCCGCCTGGACAAGACGTTTGATGAGGAAAAAACCGCATCAAAGAAGGAACAGCTTGTGCAGTCAAAGAAGCAGGACCAATGGAATGCTTTGCTGGATGAATGGCTGAAAAAGGCTGAAACCAAGAAGACAAAGGCATGGGACAGATTGAAAGTAACCGATAAGGATGTTTATACATTTAAGCAGGCGGAAACAACGGACGGCAGTACTAACAGTTCCTCTACAGGCAGCAGCAGTACGTCCGTAGACAGCGCGGCCGCCAGCTCATCACAGGAGGAATCCAAATGA
- the mfd gene encoding transcription-repair coupling factor translates to MKALMQPLEDVAGFPELKQSLKNSQGLSIVTGCLESQKAHVIAGLSGDISCRLIIGENELKAKELYEDYRLYDPDVLLYPARDLIFYQADIQGNLLTRQRMRVIQAILERKEVTIITSTGGCMDYLLPLRMLKKHILHLQNDSALDLDSWKEKLVLMGYERCSQVEAAGQFSIRGGILDIYPLTEDYPYRIELWGDEVDSIRSFDLQSQRSIENLDSITVYPAAEIVVKEGEDLKKYLVDTFFDYLPEGTVVFMDEPNRIMESAKAISDEFCECMNQRMEKNLVDSREIPELQTPERLAYELNRRNTVGVSLMEPMKNDWEIRRTLSVTVKSVNAYNNQFPLLIKDLQNWKRIGYRMVLLSPSRTRASRLAEEIQNEGTPAFFSEDKDRMLQPGEVMVLHGSARRGFEYPMQKFVLITETDIFGKEARKRRKKKEYSGKKIQDFAELSVGDFVVHENHGLGIYRGIEKVEVDHVVKDYMKIEYSGGSNLYVQATQLDVLQKYSGADAKQPKLNRLGGQEWNKTKTRVRGAVRNIAKELVALYATRQQTEGYSFGPDTVWQREFEEMFPFEETDDQLIAIDAVKHDMESHKIMDRLICGDVGYGKTEIAIRAAFKAVQDSKQVVFLVPTTILAQQHYNTFLQRMKDFPVRVDLLCRFRTPAEQKKTIQDLKKGFVDILIGTHRVLSKDVEFKSLGLLIVDEEQRFGVTHKERIKNLKKDVDVLTLTATPIPRTLHMSLIGIRDMSVLEEPPQDRIPIQTYVLEFNEEMVREAISRELARDGQVYYVYNRVNDIMELTNRIAALVPEANVGFAHGQMKERELERIMYRFINGEIDVLVTTTIIETGLDISNVNTMIIHDADKMGLSQLYQLRGRVGRSNRTSYAFLMYKRDKMLKEIAEKRLHAIREFTELGSGFKIAMRDLELRGAGNLLGAQQHGHMEAIGYDLYCKMLSEAVKEAKGIAVQEDFETTVDLELDAYIPEDYITNEFQKLDIYKRIAGIENDMEYEDMLEELMDRFGEPPRSVQNLLAVARLKAAAHQVYIVELKQTGNTVKITMHERAKLNPQGIPAVLEQFRGELNFKMVSRPYFLLEPGRKKREENIFYLDRCLKVVELLKNCCS, encoded by the coding sequence ATGAAAGCATTGATGCAGCCGCTGGAAGACGTGGCAGGTTTTCCGGAGCTAAAGCAAAGTCTAAAAAACAGTCAAGGTCTTTCGATAGTCACCGGGTGTCTGGAGTCACAAAAGGCCCATGTGATTGCAGGGTTGTCAGGTGACATATCCTGCCGTCTGATTATTGGGGAAAATGAATTAAAGGCCAAGGAACTATACGAGGACTACCGGTTATATGATCCGGATGTCCTGCTGTATCCTGCCAGGGATCTCATCTTCTATCAGGCGGATATACAGGGAAACCTGCTGACACGGCAGAGAATGCGTGTGATACAGGCGATTCTGGAGCGGAAGGAAGTGACCATCATCACTAGTACAGGCGGATGTATGGACTACCTTCTGCCTCTTCGCATGCTCAAAAAACATATTCTTCATCTGCAGAATGACTCTGCTCTGGATTTGGACAGCTGGAAAGAAAAATTGGTTTTAATGGGATATGAGCGATGTTCACAGGTGGAGGCGGCAGGGCAGTTCTCCATTCGCGGAGGAATTCTCGATATCTATCCACTTACAGAAGACTATCCCTATCGGATTGAACTTTGGGGCGATGAGGTGGATTCCATCCGCAGCTTTGATTTGCAAAGCCAGCGCTCAATTGAGAATCTGGACAGCATCACCGTCTATCCTGCGGCAGAGATTGTGGTAAAAGAGGGTGAAGATTTAAAAAAGTATCTTGTGGATACCTTTTTCGACTATCTGCCGGAAGGTACTGTAGTCTTTATGGATGAACCCAACCGAATCATGGAGAGTGCAAAGGCTATCTCAGATGAATTCTGTGAATGTATGAATCAACGGATGGAGAAAAATCTGGTGGATAGCAGGGAAATCCCGGAGCTGCAGACACCGGAGCGGCTGGCATATGAACTGAATCGGCGAAATACGGTAGGTGTGAGCCTGATGGAGCCCATGAAAAATGACTGGGAAATCCGGCGGACCTTATCTGTTACAGTGAAGTCGGTCAATGCATATAACAATCAGTTTCCATTGCTGATTAAAGATTTACAGAACTGGAAACGTATTGGATACCGGATGGTTTTGCTATCTCCTTCAAGGACTCGCGCATCAAGACTTGCAGAAGAAATACAAAATGAAGGAACCCCTGCATTTTTTAGCGAAGATAAGGATCGGATGCTGCAGCCGGGTGAAGTTATGGTGCTCCATGGAAGTGCCCGCCGTGGTTTTGAGTATCCTATGCAGAAATTTGTATTGATTACCGAGACGGATATATTTGGAAAAGAAGCCAGAAAACGCAGAAAAAAGAAAGAATACAGTGGAAAAAAAATACAGGATTTTGCGGAGCTGTCTGTCGGGGATTTTGTGGTCCATGAGAATCATGGATTGGGTATATACCGGGGAATTGAAAAGGTGGAAGTCGATCATGTGGTAAAAGATTACATGAAGATTGAATACTCAGGCGGCAGTAATCTGTATGTCCAGGCAACGCAGCTGGATGTGCTTCAGAAATATTCCGGAGCGGATGCGAAACAACCCAAATTGAACAGGCTTGGGGGCCAGGAATGGAACAAAACGAAAACCAGAGTGCGCGGGGCTGTCAGGAATATTGCAAAGGAACTGGTGGCTTTATATGCTACCCGGCAGCAGACAGAAGGATATTCCTTCGGACCGGACACCGTCTGGCAAAGAGAATTTGAAGAAATGTTTCCTTTTGAGGAGACGGATGACCAGTTGATAGCTATTGATGCGGTAAAACATGATATGGAGAGCCATAAGATTATGGACCGGCTTATTTGCGGGGATGTAGGGTATGGCAAAACAGAAATTGCCATTCGTGCAGCATTTAAAGCCGTTCAGGACAGCAAACAGGTTGTATTTCTGGTCCCTACTACCATATTGGCTCAACAGCATTATAATACATTTTTACAGAGAATGAAGGATTTTCCTGTACGTGTTGACCTCCTCTGCAGATTCCGAACACCTGCGGAGCAGAAAAAGACGATTCAGGACTTGAAAAAGGGATTTGTGGATATTCTGATTGGTACACACAGGGTACTGTCTAAGGATGTGGAATTTAAAAGTCTGGGTCTTTTGATTGTGGATGAAGAACAGCGCTTTGGTGTAACGCATAAAGAAAGAATCAAGAACCTGAAAAAGGATGTGGATGTGCTGACGCTGACAGCTACACCGATTCCAAGGACACTGCATATGAGCCTGATTGGAATCCGTGATATGAGCGTACTGGAAGAACCGCCTCAGGACCGTATTCCGATTCAGACCTATGTGCTGGAGTTCAACGAAGAGATGGTAAGAGAGGCCATCAGCCGGGAGCTGGCGCGAGACGGTCAGGTTTATTATGTTTATAACAGAGTGAATGATATTATGGAACTTACCAACCGGATTGCAGCTCTGGTACCGGAGGCAAATGTGGGATTTGCCCATGGACAGATGAAGGAACGGGAACTGGAAAGAATCATGTACCGTTTTATCAATGGCGAAATAGATGTGCTTGTGACCACGACAATCATTGAAACCGGTCTGGATATCTCGAATGTGAATACGATGATTATTCATGATGCAGATAAAATGGGCCTGTCGCAGCTATATCAGTTAAGAGGCCGTGTGGGTAGGTCAAACCGGACGTCCTATGCGTTTCTTATGTACAAGCGGGATAAGATGCTAAAGGAAATTGCGGAAAAGCGTCTTCATGCAATTCGTGAATTTACGGAGCTTGGCAGTGGCTTTAAGATTGCAATGCGGGATCTGGAGCTCCGCGGTGCAGGGAATTTGCTTGGTGCACAGCAGCATGGGCACATGGAAGCAATCGGATATGATTTATATTGTAAGATGCTAAGTGAAGCGGTAAAAGAAGCCAAGGGTATTGCTGTACAGGAAGACTTTGAAACAACCGTGGATTTGGAACTGGATGCTTACATTCCGGAGGATTACATCACAAATGAATTTCAAAAGCTGGATATCTATAAGAGGATAGCGGGTATCGAAAATGATATGGAATATGAGGATATGCTGGAGGAACTGATGGATCGTTTTGGAGAACCGCCCAGATCTGTGCAGAACCTGTTAGCGGTTGCCAGGCTCAAAGCGGCAGCCCACCAGGTCTATATCGTTGAGTTGAAACAGACAGGCAATACAGTAAAGATAACGATGCATGAAAGAGCAAAGCTGAATCCTCAGGGAATACCTGCGGTTTTGGAACAGTTTAGGGGCGAATTGAATTTTAAGATGGTCAGCAGACCTTATTTTTTGCTGGAGCCCGGAAGAAAAAAAAGGGAAGAGAATATCTTCTATTTGGATCGCTGTCTGAAGGTTGTTGAATTATTAAAAAATTGTTGCTCTTGA
- a CDS encoding CobW family GTP-binding protein has product MTKIDIISGFLGAGKTTLIKKLLANALKGQQVVLIENEFGEIGIDGGFLKEAGIEIKEMNSGCICCSLVGDFGTALTDVIEKYHPDRIIIEPSGVGKLSDVIHAVEGVSVGAEVELNCATTVVDVNKCKMYLRNFGEFFKNQVQAASTIILSRTDTDKATEEKIEDALKVLRELNPDATIITTPVEELDGKKLLDTMEGVKIDLSHVEEEQDHDHHDHHHEEDCGCHHDHHHEHDDDCTCGCHDHDHEHHDHHHHADEVFTSWGRETIKKFDENQIRTILNDLSENENFGVVLRAKGMVEGKNGQWIYFDMVPGEADVREGSPEYTGRICVIGSKLAEDKLEEVFGLLL; this is encoded by the coding sequence ATGACTAAAATTGATATAATATCCGGCTTTTTAGGAGCTGGTAAAACCACGTTAATCAAGAAATTACTGGCGAATGCCCTAAAGGGTCAGCAAGTGGTCCTGATAGAGAATGAGTTTGGAGAAATCGGTATTGACGGTGGATTTCTGAAAGAAGCCGGAATCGAAATTAAAGAGATGAATTCCGGCTGTATCTGCTGCTCCCTCGTTGGAGACTTTGGAACCGCCCTGACAGATGTAATCGAAAAATATCACCCGGACCGCATTATTATTGAGCCATCAGGTGTAGGTAAACTCTCCGATGTCATCCATGCAGTGGAGGGAGTCAGCGTTGGTGCAGAGGTGGAACTGAATTGTGCCACAACCGTTGTGGATGTGAATAAATGCAAGATGTATCTTAGAAACTTTGGAGAATTTTTTAAAAACCAGGTACAGGCCGCCAGTACGATTATCCTGAGCCGTACGGATACAGACAAGGCAACGGAAGAAAAGATTGAGGACGCCCTGAAAGTCTTAAGAGAATTGAATCCGGATGCAACCATTATTACAACACCGGTGGAAGAACTGGACGGGAAAAAACTTCTGGATACCATGGAAGGCGTAAAGATTGACCTCTCTCATGTAGAAGAAGAACAGGACCATGACCACCACGACCATCATCATGAGGAAGACTGTGGCTGCCATCACGATCATCATCATGAACATGATGATGACTGCACCTGTGGATGTCATGACCATGACCATGAGCACCATGACCATCACCACCATGCAGATGAAGTATTTACAAGCTGGGGGCGTGAGACAATTAAAAAGTTCGACGAGAACCAGATAAGGACAATTTTGAATGATCTGTCAGAGAATGAGAACTTTGGAGTTGTACTTCGTGCAAAAGGAATGGTAGAAGGTAAAAACGGCCAATGGATTTATTTTGATATGGTTCCGGGTGAAGCGGATGTCAGGGAAGGTTCTCCCGAATATACAGGAAGAATCTGTGTTATCGGGTCCAAACTGGCAGAAGATAAACTTGAAGAAGTTTTTGGATTGTTACTATAA
- a CDS encoding ABC transporter permease → MDFLISVFEQGLIYGIMALGVYITYKILDFPDLSVDGTFPLGAAVTAAFIKAGMNPYLTLLVSFAAGVAAGICTGLIHVKCRVRDLLSGIIVMTGLYTINLYIAGTNNVPLFSEETIFRNGMINRIFGENVPMWLNTLIILIIVIICKILLDLYMKSQSGFLLRAVGDNDVIVTSLAKDKGNVKILGLAIANGLVALSGCVFAQQSRVFDISMGTGALVIGLASVIIGFSFFRQMPFVKTTTAVIIGSIFYKACVALALKFAGATATKLITAVLFLAILVASMERKRKVKSNA, encoded by the coding sequence ATGGATTTTCTGATTAGTGTTTTTGAGCAGGGCCTTATATATGGCATTATGGCCTTGGGCGTGTATATTACTTACAAGATTCTGGATTTTCCGGATTTGAGTGTGGACGGTACATTCCCACTAGGTGCTGCCGTGACCGCAGCATTCATTAAGGCCGGGATGAATCCATATCTGACCCTTCTGGTTTCGTTTGCAGCGGGTGTGGCCGCAGGGATATGTACCGGATTGATTCATGTCAAATGCAGGGTACGGGATTTGCTGTCAGGCATTATCGTGATGACGGGACTGTACACAATTAATCTTTATATTGCAGGAACAAATAATGTCCCCTTATTTTCCGAGGAAACCATATTCAGAAATGGTATGATTAACAGGATTTTCGGAGAAAATGTTCCGATGTGGCTGAATACACTTATTATTCTAATCATTGTGATAATCTGTAAGATTCTGCTGGATCTTTACATGAAGTCCCAATCGGGATTTCTTCTGCGGGCTGTGGGAGATAACGATGTAATTGTGACATCTCTGGCCAAGGATAAGGGAAATGTGAAAATCTTAGGGCTTGCGATTGCAAATGGTCTGGTAGCCTTAAGTGGCTGTGTATTTGCCCAGCAGTCCCGTGTGTTTGATATATCGATGGGAACCGGTGCTCTTGTTATCGGTTTAGCCAGTGTTATCATCGGGTTCAGCTTTTTCAGACAGATGCCCTTTGTCAAGACCACAACAGCAGTAATCATAGGTTCTATATTCTACAAGGCTTGTGTGGCTCTTGCATTGAAGTTTGCAGGTGCCACAGCTACAAAGCTTATTACGGCGGTATTATTCCTGGCGATTCTGGTTGCCAGTATGGAAAGGAAAAGAAAGGTGAAGTCGAATGCTTGA
- a CDS encoding TIGR03943 family putative permease subunit: MMQPNENEIDIPIYLITGFLEGGKTSFINFTVQQEYFQIEEPTLLIACEEGEEEYDTSLLKKHHTILEVVENPEDFTPDLLKTFEMKYKPDRIILEYNPLWSVKRLEEMEMPKGWGIVQHIVTVDGSSFQLYMNNMKSIFMEMVKNADMVMFNRCTADLPLANFRRSIKVVNPGAEILFEDQSGELTDIFEDSLPYDLEDNPVLIDDVDYGIFYVDAGDHPERYEGKTVKFKGMVLKSRDVAAGFFVPGRMAMTCCADDTTFIGYICKSPDAKKLVMGQWVMVTAEVGWEYVDTYREEGPVLYASEIKPCDPPKSEMVYFN; this comes from the coding sequence ATGATGCAGCCAAATGAAAATGAAATAGATATTCCCATTTATCTGATTACCGGATTTCTGGAAGGAGGTAAAACTTCCTTTATTAATTTTACGGTTCAGCAGGAGTATTTTCAGATTGAAGAACCGACTCTTTTGATTGCCTGTGAGGAAGGGGAAGAGGAGTATGACACGAGTCTGCTGAAAAAGCATCATACAATACTGGAAGTCGTGGAAAACCCTGAGGATTTTACACCGGACCTTTTGAAAACTTTTGAAATGAAGTATAAGCCGGACAGGATTATTCTGGAATATAATCCGCTTTGGAGCGTAAAGAGGCTGGAAGAGATGGAGATGCCCAAGGGTTGGGGAATTGTCCAGCATATCGTAACAGTAGATGGAAGTAGTTTTCAGCTTTATATGAACAATATGAAATCCATTTTTATGGAAATGGTGAAAAATGCCGACATGGTGATGTTTAACCGCTGTACGGCAGACCTTCCGTTGGCCAATTTCCGCAGAAGTATCAAGGTAGTGAACCCTGGGGCCGAGATTCTGTTCGAGGATCAGTCCGGTGAGCTGACCGATATCTTTGAAGACTCGCTGCCTTATGACCTGGAGGACAATCCGGTCCTGATTGATGATGTAGACTATGGAATCTTTTATGTGGATGCGGGCGATCATCCGGAGCGCTATGAAGGTAAAACTGTGAAATTTAAGGGTATGGTATTAAAAAGCAGGGATGTTGCCGCCGGATTTTTTGTTCCGGGTCGTATGGCGATGACCTGCTGTGCGGACGATACCACATTTATCGGATATATCTGTAAAAGCCCCGATGCAAAAAAGCTGGTGATGGGACAGTGGGTTATGGTTACAGCAGAAGTGGGATGGGAGTATGTGGATACCTACCGTGAGGAAGGACCGGTTTTGTATGCCAGCGAGATTAAGCCCTGCGATCCCCCAAAATCAGAGATGGTATACTTTAATTGA
- the pth gene encoding aminoacyl-tRNA hydrolase — MYIVVGLGNPTRQYEGTRHNVGFDTIDYLVDQYRIPSSGVKHKSMYGKGMIAGQKVILAKPLTYMNLSGEAVAELVQYYKVDPEEELVVIYDDISLEPGYIRVRKKGSAGGHNGIKSIITLLGTDKFKRIRIGVGEKPKNWDLADFVLSPFSKDERKRVDEAICHTADALELVLQEDIDGAMNRYNCKVSEPKVENDAEKE; from the coding sequence ATGTATATTGTAGTAGGACTGGGTAATCCCACAAGACAGTATGAGGGTACCAGGCATAACGTAGGATTTGATACGATTGATTATCTGGTGGATCAATATCGGATTCCCTCTTCGGGTGTAAAGCATAAATCTATGTATGGCAAAGGAATGATTGCCGGACAGAAGGTGATTTTGGCAAAACCACTGACCTATATGAATTTGAGTGGCGAAGCAGTGGCAGAGCTGGTACAGTATTATAAAGTGGATCCGGAGGAAGAGCTGGTTGTCATTTACGATGATATAAGCCTGGAACCCGGCTATATCCGGGTGCGTAAAAAAGGAAGTGCCGGGGGACACAATGGAATTAAAAGTATTATCACCTTGCTGGGCACAGACAAGTTCAAAAGAATTCGTATCGGCGTGGGTGAAAAGCCCAAAAACTGGGATCTGGCCGATTTTGTATTGAGTCCGTTTTCAAAGGATGAGAGAAAACGGGTGGACGAAGCCATATGCCATACGGCTGATGCGTTGGAACTGGTTTTGCAGGAGGATATCGATGGTGCCATGAATCGATATAACTGTAAAGTATCCGAGCCAAAGGTGGAAAATGATGCAGAAAAGGAATAG
- a CDS encoding polya polymerase, with amino-acid sequence MKVSNIKDIDKFFQVVDSCVGRVELVTGEGDRLNLKSKLSQYVSLANIFSCGEIPELEIIASEKEDVDRLLNFMMNG; translated from the coding sequence ATGAAAGTTTCAAATATTAAAGACATTGATAAGTTTTTTCAGGTTGTAGACAGTTGCGTTGGACGTGTAGAGCTTGTTACCGGAGAGGGCGACAGGCTGAATCTGAAATCCAAACTGAGCCAGTACGTATCACTGGCAAATATCTTTTCCTGTGGTGAGATTCCCGAACTGGAGATCATTGCTTCCGAGAAAGAGGATGTAGACCGCTTACTGAACTTTATGATGAACGGCTGA